The sequence below is a genomic window from Flavobacterium sediminilitoris.
AGATATTGTATCATCTCTAAAATTAAAATTTAGAAAAATTGACGTGCTTTTTTTTATACTTTTTCATGATTTTATATTTATATCTTTGCAGAAGATTCATAACTAGTTTTTTAGCCCCGAAAATTAGAGATCTATAACAAACAAATTACATCTAGAAAAAAGTTGCATTGCGACCAGAACTTCTTTAATGTAATTGATTACATTGATTATATGTAATATAAAATAAACAGCTAAAAAACTAAAAAATTTATGAAATTAAGAAAATTTCAACTTCTTATTCTATTATTACAATTCTCTTTTTCTTTTAGTCAAATTTCGATAAGTGAATCATTTAACAACAGTATTAATGACACACTAAAACCCTTAAAAAGGGAAAATCTTAAAATAAAGGAAGTTTGTAAAATTTTAAATTTACAACCCTCTTTTTATTCTTCAAAGCATAAGGTTGATTTTGATAATTTGTTTTTTGATTTGAAAAAGTCAATAAATACTATTGTAAAAAAAAACGATAAAATTAATGCTTATTATACTCTAATGACTTATTCAATGAATAATTTTGAAGAATATGAGAATAATATATCATATCCAGATTCCATCATAAAATATATAGGAAATGACATAAAAGGGAATGAAGTAAATTTAATTACAACTTATACCATTTTATCTAATCATAATTTAAGTAATGATAATTTTGAGGTAGCATTAAACTATTGTAATGAAGCACTTAAATTATTTAATAAAACTCCAAAAAACAAACAACATTTTTTTGTAAATATCTACAACTCATTTGGAAATATTTACAAATATACATATCAATTTGACAAGAGTAATTATTATTTTCAAAAAGCAAATACTGTTGTAGACTCTAACTCTAATTACTATAAAGACTATTATAGATTTGCAAATAAAGATCTTATTGTTGAGAATAAAATTCTAAAATTTCTTCAAGAAAAGGATAACTTATTACTTGATCAAGCGTCAAAAATCCAAAAAGAAATTTTAATTAATAACCCAAAAGATGAATGGCTTTCAAAATGGCATTTACACAATTCTTATATTTATTATTTTAAAAATGATTTTGCAGAAGCTCAAAAAGAACTAGCGAAATCAAACTCAATTAAGCATAAGAAGCGTAATTGGAAAATAATGGACAGTTATTATTCAACTATTGAAGCTTTGATCGATTTTAAAATTGGAAACGAAGAAAAAGCAATTAGAATAATTGAAAGTAATACTATTGATGAATATTTTGAAAATCTTTTATATACAGAAGTTTACAATTATTATAAAAAAAATGGTAATTATCATAAAGCAAACGTGTATTTAGAAAAATTACTTGCCAGTAGAGCTTTTGAAAATCTTTATAAGAATAAAGGAGAAATTTTAATTGCTCAAAATAAACATAATGTTAGAGAAAAAGAAATTGAAATTGAAAACTTAAAAGAAATTGCTACAATAAGGAAGGTAAAACATAGACTTCAAATTGCTGTTCTAATTCTTGCAATTATTCTCATTTTTATATTTTTAATTCAAATAACAAGAAGACAGCAAATTAAGAAAACAGAGGAAAAAAAGAAATACCAACAAAAGATAAAGTTCATAAAAAAGTCTTTAAAAAATGCTGAAAATAAAATTTTAAATGAAAGAAAAAAAATTGGAATATCAATACATAATACTCTTTTAGGAAATATAATTACACTTCAATATCAGGTTAAACATTTTATAACTAATACTAAAAATGATAAAATATTAAAAGAGTTAATTTATATTGAAAAAGAATTAAGCCTTATTTACAAAGACGCTAGAAATTTTTCACATTCATTAGCATCAGTTTCCAAAAAGAATAATTCTGAAGATATTTTTTTCTACTTAGAAGATATCAAAAAGAAATTTAATAAAATGAACTTATTAAATATAAATATTGAGATTGAAGAAAGCATCAAGAATCAAATCTTAACATTGAAAAACAGACAAATCACGCAAAAGTTAATTCCGGTGATTAAAGAAACTATTTCAAACACAATTAAGCATACAAATTCTAAAAATTATACATTAAAATTTGAAATAATAAATGAGAATAAATTAATTATAAAAATTATTAATGATGGTGTTTTACTTACTAATTCTAAAAATAAAAAACCTGGAATTGGTCTTACATCACTAAGAAAGGAAATTGAAGAAATAAATGGCTTTTTTGAGACTAAACTGCTTCAATCTGGTTTTGAAATAAACATCAACTTTCCGATATCTTAATATCCAAAATTATATCCTTTTTCAATTGATTTTTAAAACTAGATCAACCATTCGATTTACTCCCATTTTCACTATCAATCTATTTGGTATAATTATGAATGGTATTAACACTGAGATTTAATTCTTCAAAACTATATTCTAATAGAACTTAAAATAAGTACACAATTCAATAGAATTATTAAATGTATAAATGGTTATATCTAAAATTTACTTCCTAAATGCAATAAAAGCAAATTAATCATAATTTTATAATCATCCAAAATCCATATTCCAATCATTTAATTAAAAATCAAATAGTTAACATTAAACCAAAACCCATATAAAATTACTATTTCTTAATGAATTTAAGCATTTTGATCTAGCTCGCCAAATCAATTTTCAAGACTCTTGAATCTTAATATTCTATATTTTATAAATTTTGATGTAATTTTGCTTACTATTTCATTTAAATTACTACTATAACATTCAAATAAAAATATTTTAAAATTACTTGTGATTTTTGAAATATCATTTAGTACTAAAAACCAATTATGATCGAATCTACAAAAGATACCTATAAAACATTAGAATCAGCATCAGAAGAAATATTATATAAAGAAAAAAATAGTAAGTTTTTTGGATATG
It includes:
- a CDS encoding sensor histidine kinase, producing the protein MKLRKFQLLILLLQFSFSFSQISISESFNNSINDTLKPLKRENLKIKEVCKILNLQPSFYSSKHKVDFDNLFFDLKKSINTIVKKNDKINAYYTLMTYSMNNFEEYENNISYPDSIIKYIGNDIKGNEVNLITTYTILSNHNLSNDNFEVALNYCNEALKLFNKTPKNKQHFFVNIYNSFGNIYKYTYQFDKSNYYFQKANTVVDSNSNYYKDYYRFANKDLIVENKILKFLQEKDNLLLDQASKIQKEILINNPKDEWLSKWHLHNSYIYYFKNDFAEAQKELAKSNSIKHKKRNWKIMDSYYSTIEALIDFKIGNEEKAIRIIESNTIDEYFENLLYTEVYNYYKKNGNYHKANVYLEKLLASRAFENLYKNKGEILIAQNKHNVREKEIEIENLKEIATIRKVKHRLQIAVLILAIILIFIFLIQITRRQQIKKTEEKKKYQQKIKFIKKSLKNAENKILNERKKIGISIHNTLLGNIITLQYQVKHFITNTKNDKILKELIYIEKELSLIYKDARNFSHSLASVSKKNNSEDIFFYLEDIKKKFNKMNLLNINIEIEESIKNQILTLKNRQITQKLIPVIKETISNTIKHTNSKNYTLKFEIINENKLIIKIINDGVLLTNSKNKKPGIGLTSLRKEIEEINGFFETKLLQSGFEININFPIS